In one Flammeovirga yaeyamensis genomic region, the following are encoded:
- a CDS encoding methyltransferase family protein — MEIEIIRSSILLVTFIFLGGLILKKDQNKKRNWAIFYSLIYVGTTLPIVNYVFVELGLWEFSEKNDIKMPYDLYFLWTIMWGVIPVFFLKKHDFKFLFIIILWLDLLMMPQLEKFGILTLYDNWILGEIALILAVFIPAYLWSYLYYYQKMNGIRAGFQVMIMILLLFVGLPYLLYFYQLIPQPIFRRSSIEFQVLLILAFPALSATQGLVRKGKGTPFPYDATKRLVRNGVYAYCRNPIQWSQTMIFFSLSYYHQSWIFLIGSIISVAYVFGVAEFQEREDMENRFDHEWSVYLSQVPNWYFLWKPINIPKGTIYFDRNCQQCSAIEAWYQEQNTINLEIKAASEYVGTPLTKVTYIDGNGEEENGINAIAQAFDHIHLGYASLGWFIHFYPISFLLQLIIDSMVFDRVEECEINNRKT, encoded by the coding sequence ATGGAAATAGAAATAATTAGATCGTCCATTCTACTAGTCACTTTTATATTTTTAGGTGGGCTGATTTTAAAGAAAGACCAAAACAAAAAACGCAATTGGGCCATTTTTTACTCACTGATTTACGTTGGTACGACTTTACCAATAGTCAATTATGTTTTTGTGGAATTGGGGCTATGGGAATTTTCTGAAAAGAATGATATAAAAATGCCTTATGACCTTTATTTCCTCTGGACTATTATGTGGGGTGTTATTCCAGTATTTTTCTTGAAGAAACACGATTTTAAATTTCTATTCATCATCATATTATGGTTAGATCTTTTGATGATGCCACAGTTAGAAAAGTTTGGTATCCTCACACTTTATGATAATTGGATTCTTGGTGAGATTGCATTGATATTGGCTGTCTTTATTCCTGCTTACCTGTGGAGCTATTTATATTATTATCAAAAAATGAATGGTATAAGAGCGGGTTTCCAAGTGATGATAATGATACTTTTATTATTCGTGGGTTTACCTTATTTGCTATATTTTTATCAATTGATACCCCAACCTATATTTAGACGATCTTCCATTGAGTTTCAAGTGTTGCTCATTTTAGCATTTCCTGCTTTATCAGCCACTCAAGGTTTAGTAAGGAAAGGTAAAGGCACGCCCTTTCCATATGACGCCACAAAGCGCTTGGTAAGAAATGGTGTATATGCCTACTGTCGTAATCCCATTCAGTGGTCGCAAACAATGATCTTTTTTAGCTTAAGCTATTACCATCAAAGTTGGATATTCCTCATCGGTAGTATTATTTCTGTAGCTTATGTTTTTGGAGTGGCCGAATTTCAAGAACGAGAGGATATGGAGAATAGATTTGACCATGAATGGTCGGTTTATTTATCACAAGTACCCAATTGGTATTTTTTGTGGAAGCCAATAAACATCCCCAAAGGAACCATTTATTTCGATCGAAATTGTCAACAATGTTCTGCCATTGAAGCATGGTACCAGGAACAGAATACGATCAATTTAGAAATAAAAGCTGCATCAGAATATGTGGGCACACCGCTAACAAAAGTAACTTACATAGATGGAAATGGAGAAGAAGAAAATGGGATCAATGCTATCGCTCAGGCTTTCGATCATATTCATTTAGGTTATGCTAGCTTGGGTTGGTTTATACATTTTTATCCAATTAGCTTTCTACTTCAATTAATCATTGATTCTATGGTTTTTGATCGAGTGGAAGAATGTGAAATTAACAATAGAAAAACTTAA
- a CDS encoding DUF2492 family protein: protein MNTTHIHEVIFLVQDNEGVFTPETLVTAIAEKWGDDVGFMSCSGVPTPKEEALQFILDRNKVVVNTEGKIEIHPSMKMCDSHLR from the coding sequence ATGAACACTACACATATACACGAAGTGATTTTCCTAGTTCAGGACAACGAAGGAGTTTTTACACCAGAAACATTGGTTACAGCTATTGCAGAAAAATGGGGTGATGATGTTGGTTTTATGTCGTGTTCTGGTGTTCCCACACCAAAAGAAGAAGCTTTACAGTTTATTTTAGACCGTAACAAGGTAGTGGTAAATACCGAGGGAAAAATTGAGATTCACCCAAGCATGAAAATGTGTGATTCTCATTTAAGATAA
- a CDS encoding ankyrin repeat domain-containing protein, with protein MKRNLLFIYTILLFSTSAFCHQQTSFGNEPEAPCKIAIRYQESAILTEKLNKVKSEFETSKNVSLWAYKEAVTTNNYPLVKFYIEETNLLKEKSLVDLVFVAVQNGYIDIVQLFLDNGVDPNGKTKSNFYLIYRAVLFPEIMKLLHQSGAELNPKGYSGTTTLMHAAREGCLESVEYLVENGANVKDKSDDGKTVIDFAKFNEANAEGVLQLLKNQSK; from the coding sequence ATGAAAAGAAATTTATTATTTATCTACACTATTTTATTGTTTAGCACTAGTGCTTTCTGTCATCAGCAAACATCGTTTGGAAACGAACCTGAAGCTCCTTGTAAAATTGCTATTCGATATCAAGAGTCAGCTATTTTAACAGAGAAACTCAATAAAGTTAAAAGTGAATTTGAAACATCTAAAAATGTAAGTTTATGGGCCTATAAAGAAGCGGTGACCACAAACAATTATCCTTTAGTCAAATTTTATATTGAAGAAACAAATTTATTAAAAGAAAAAAGCCTTGTAGATTTAGTTTTTGTAGCTGTTCAAAATGGATACATCGATATTGTACAACTATTCTTAGACAATGGAGTTGATCCAAATGGAAAAACAAAGAGTAATTTCTATCTAATTTACAGAGCTGTTCTCTTTCCAGAAATTATGAAATTATTGCATCAATCGGGAGCAGAACTAAATCCTAAAGGATATTCTGGTACCACAACCTTAATGCATGCAGCAAGAGAAGGCTGCCTTGAATCGGTAGAATATTTAGTAGAAAACGGAGCAAATGTAAAAGATAAGTCGGATGATGGAAAAACTGTCATTGATTTTGCTAAATTTAATGAAGCCAACGCAGAAGGTGTGTTGCAATTATTAAAAAATCAGTCAAAATAA
- a CDS encoding S8 family serine peptidase, translating into MKKLHLLAILLLLSAVGLQVKAQQMPGVMSFNQKGEAQGYIRVKFKPQVQTTLQIAPMNALGVSKLGIADFDAVAQQYHAHNMKRVFPFDARFEHKLQRHGLHLWYDVEVDANVSPQQVVESFKHVADVELAEVRLEKHIIGKGSATVVQPEAFNEEGPTTNDPLFDQQWHYHNTGDRSGWLPESSIQLLEAWKITQGTSNVIVSVHDEGVDTDHEDLRPNLWINEAEMNGEAGVDDDGNGYVDDYYGYNFAFDRGELDPQEHGTHVAGTIGAVTNNGKGVAGIAGGTGNGDGVRIMPLQIIGGPNNNTAASFIYAANNGAVISQNSWGYTQAGAYEQAVLDAIDYFIEEAGDYEGTPMKGGIVIFASGNSDIDAQMYPGYYSKVMAVAATGPSKKKAYYSNYGEWIDITAPGGDLTYGNQDAVLSTLPNNQYGFLQGTSMACPHVSGTAALILSAMGGDHMTPDILWNQLVASSRNIDDDNFGFTGKLGAGLLDAGLAVIENQGDAPNAITDLMITGASNNFVRLSWTVPTDEDDGAPSKFEILYNEGEDVTESATSMIVFSDSAANTTYEYELYGLEDKTTYAFTVIAYDRWGNTSEISNQIVGTTNLGPEIETTASWTTINVYADESMTATHQHIIKNNADGILKWKGKVRNTYQYKSSSYSVPTVGTVQSTPRNMAFDKQEKVEVYSTKEDPSVLQPYENKYKEYVSSIYASMVVGEEDLSLSNSTASAFIITEEEGFNLTEVEVYLGDITSGEAVVEVYRGPILSQAEKVLSKGIDSKSQGLKRVQAEGNEHIFFPEGEVMWIVTKVPAGNQYPIGINNSNEIEDSEFYQWMSFDDGKTWQPINSAFGFGGYSFCVAGVSKDPHYGNFITMNPESGEINGVGEQEITFTVDISKMPGGYVNMNAIFESNDTQNPEVRSPYSVYAYNHESNIITPNIVEVGGVQIGYEKDFIVALNNFGYGGESGINVDLTTLEGTNFSMPSAQSWDISSGRKWFGSLNPRATVDLELRYTPTVGGNDNAVVRLYNSSGWEHTFAVTGFGIEPSEIDVAPEQITYTHTIGESGNGSVTITNAGNFPLEFIIPKYSSETSDNDHQFGYSWERIDTDAPETEDWKWDELVGAEDVIDYTPEFKANPFLDFVKVDLGFQFPFYDTLLTEMYLSHVGMIAVDEKDPVNGSFGSLLGRSFTSNGYIAFLYEYMDWGLNSKILYKKFDDRVVAQYEQMLPKQANGRSDIPMTFQIALYYNGNIEMRYKDMGWGNATATDPFVGIESPDKQDGFYIYEFIRKPEKLFEDDYTEVMVKVNHPGPNIIHNLSKTEGLVPVGSSVEITYDVQTEDLVEGLNTQNIAIISNDPIQPIAHFTVNVDIIDGGVSNIETSSKDVNLGSIYRTADVVHNINFVNNGSALIDFTSTVIDGGIDSKFSVDKSVFQLLPRLGTTVKVALDTEEVGTYSEIITFNDADGGTHVFNITATIIDEPQIELDTTPMDITLAAGEKTTVNVTVSNANGNADLEVLPNGAVWMYETTAEAMDVAPLKDFTYAWRDNKKQLDGLIDPNAPVFQWEAIDETWEKVTVQDTYMLWEPYDLPFTFDFWEEGYDKIWIGYNGIMTFTEPTVPSPLFSIEIPNAEEEPHNFIASLWSLTGEDYYDEHPLKGIWVKHDEEKIIITYNRYIHNWGFLGGYVSAQTILYKKGTIKTQYKTIDQEAVEIFNKYFTLGLENKDGTDGVVNNFYLPYITDGLAVEYTPAKKTVIPAGEEKTFTFTVDATDLLGGTYNHNLSFTNKTPGKENITIPVTLTVNGSAEFAWQEDVIDLGDIVYTENMWLQPEFTLHNNGTGDLYFNKESIVADAALNLELFTQVIVEDTGLEEGPHQWYNWETIFKWKEICDGPVIWGGCLGDLITVEGEYHYLPPMLAPKTEVLARVTLMPQTAGAYEKVIKYVVGEEEKTLTIKANFYEPAKFAMENVIDLHVDAVTADHQETMDITFNNTEGKSILDWEVMIEFIASGFAPKEEITAFATNSSTRIASVDAPVIPQVYNGINEADYHQVLSYDDHTSPSNSIGFGNASLTTITKFVAPVEGFKLSDVTTWFTPKGTISEGDIIVTILTGSIDNPVELASESFTMNFTEMEETGGLVNFELSEDITFFNGDNIFVGITYPEGVAYPQGVARVEERIAGTFFVPTSNGWEDLTATAQFEKSAYMVRLMSKEAIDGSWLSISESEGQTAMGEETTLSLSFDAAFNRGRKDVAAKVTILTNDPNHEGTSFYASMHTNQGPIFTTEMDAYSLLENDTLVIKVGMHDEEGDEFTTEVMNLGDMGTTSIEGDTLTITLTPNFDMSGNYELIVKGEDAHGAVSEKSIALEVIDVNRAPIAFDMEAMELATGDVYYIDPSELFMDEDGDELTYQVADNGNGVLIAGLADGQFVLSSLKEGVSDVAFMATDPSGLSAIITVDVTVGNSDDITSIDPSEANNGLQVYPNPVNTKTTFEWDMPQNGVVTVVLHNLQGQQVDLVELGQLSSGHQKMDYDAEQLSRGVYIYSLIINGELTSFGKIIKQ; encoded by the coding sequence ATGAAAAAACTACATCTATTAGCAATCTTACTTCTGCTAAGTGCTGTTGGACTTCAGGTAAAGGCACAACAAATGCCTGGGGTCATGTCTTTCAATCAGAAAGGAGAAGCACAAGGTTACATCCGAGTGAAATTTAAACCTCAGGTGCAGACCACACTACAAATTGCTCCAATGAACGCCTTGGGAGTAAGTAAATTGGGTATTGCCGACTTCGATGCGGTGGCACAACAATACCATGCACACAACATGAAAAGGGTCTTTCCTTTTGATGCTCGATTTGAACACAAACTTCAGAGACACGGACTTCATTTATGGTACGATGTAGAAGTCGATGCCAACGTTTCTCCACAGCAGGTGGTGGAAAGTTTTAAGCATGTGGCCGATGTAGAATTGGCCGAGGTCCGTTTAGAAAAACATATCATTGGAAAAGGAAGTGCTACAGTAGTTCAACCGGAAGCCTTCAATGAAGAAGGTCCAACTACCAACGATCCACTTTTTGATCAACAGTGGCACTATCACAACACTGGCGATAGAAGTGGATGGTTACCAGAAAGTAGTATCCAACTATTGGAAGCTTGGAAAATCACTCAAGGTACAAGTAATGTAATTGTATCCGTACACGATGAGGGTGTGGATACCGACCACGAAGATCTTCGTCCAAACCTTTGGATAAACGAAGCAGAAATGAATGGAGAAGCAGGTGTGGACGACGATGGCAATGGTTATGTAGACGATTACTACGGTTATAACTTTGCTTTCGATCGTGGGGAATTAGATCCTCAGGAACACGGAACACACGTAGCAGGAACAATTGGAGCGGTAACCAATAACGGAAAAGGTGTAGCAGGTATTGCAGGTGGTACAGGTAATGGAGATGGTGTTCGCATTATGCCACTTCAGATTATCGGTGGACCGAATAACAATACAGCAGCATCATTTATTTATGCAGCGAATAACGGTGCAGTTATTTCTCAAAACTCTTGGGGATACACTCAAGCAGGTGCCTATGAACAAGCTGTTTTAGATGCCATCGATTACTTCATCGAAGAAGCTGGCGATTATGAAGGCACTCCTATGAAAGGTGGTATTGTGATCTTTGCTTCAGGTAATAGCGACATCGATGCACAAATGTACCCTGGTTACTACAGTAAAGTAATGGCTGTGGCTGCAACGGGTCCATCAAAGAAAAAAGCGTACTACTCTAACTATGGAGAGTGGATCGATATTACTGCTCCGGGTGGAGATCTAACGTATGGTAACCAAGATGCTGTATTATCTACTTTGCCAAACAACCAATATGGGTTCTTACAAGGTACTTCAATGGCTTGCCCTCATGTATCGGGTACGGCTGCTTTGATCCTTTCGGCAATGGGTGGCGATCATATGACACCTGATATTCTTTGGAATCAGTTAGTCGCTTCAAGTAGAAATATTGATGATGATAACTTTGGTTTCACTGGAAAATTAGGTGCCGGATTGTTAGATGCTGGATTAGCAGTGATCGAAAATCAAGGTGATGCTCCGAATGCAATTACCGACTTGATGATCACTGGTGCTTCAAATAATTTTGTACGTCTGTCATGGACCGTTCCAACTGATGAAGACGATGGTGCTCCTTCGAAATTTGAAATCTTATATAACGAGGGCGAAGATGTAACAGAGTCAGCTACAAGTATGATCGTATTTTCTGATAGTGCTGCTAACACTACATACGAATATGAGTTATATGGTTTAGAAGACAAAACGACTTATGCATTTACGGTTATTGCTTACGACCGTTGGGGCAATACCTCTGAAATAAGTAATCAAATAGTCGGGACGACCAATTTAGGTCCCGAAATCGAAACAACTGCTTCATGGACGACTATCAATGTCTATGCCGATGAAAGCATGACAGCAACACATCAACATATCATTAAAAACAATGCAGATGGTATTTTGAAGTGGAAGGGTAAAGTGAGAAATACATATCAATATAAATCTTCTTCATACAGTGTTCCTACAGTGGGTACAGTGCAAAGCACTCCTCGAAATATGGCTTTTGACAAACAAGAAAAAGTTGAGGTATATTCTACAAAAGAAGATCCATCTGTTTTACAACCATACGAGAACAAATACAAAGAATATGTCAGCAGTATTTATGCATCTATGGTCGTAGGTGAGGAGGATTTAAGCCTATCTAACTCAACTGCATCCGCTTTTATCATCACAGAAGAGGAAGGTTTTAACCTAACGGAAGTAGAAGTTTATTTAGGTGATATCACATCTGGAGAAGCAGTTGTTGAAGTTTATAGAGGACCAATACTTTCTCAGGCTGAAAAAGTGTTATCCAAAGGAATTGATAGTAAAAGTCAAGGATTAAAAAGAGTACAAGCAGAAGGAAACGAGCACATTTTCTTCCCTGAAGGTGAAGTAATGTGGATTGTCACAAAAGTACCTGCAGGCAACCAATACCCAATCGGTATCAATAACTCTAACGAAATTGAAGACTCAGAATTCTATCAATGGATGTCGTTTGATGATGGAAAGACATGGCAGCCTATCAACTCTGCGTTTGGTTTTGGTGGATACTCTTTCTGTGTAGCCGGTGTGAGTAAAGATCCCCATTACGGAAACTTTATCACAATGAACCCTGAAAGTGGAGAGATCAACGGTGTGGGTGAACAAGAAATTACCTTCACAGTAGACATCAGCAAAATGCCTGGTGGATATGTGAATATGAATGCGATTTTCGAATCAAATGACACTCAAAATCCAGAGGTAAGATCGCCTTATTCTGTTTATGCTTACAACCACGAATCGAATATTATTACACCAAATATTGTTGAAGTGGGTGGTGTACAAATCGGTTATGAAAAAGACTTTATCGTGGCCTTAAATAACTTCGGTTACGGTGGAGAAAGTGGGATTAATGTTGATTTGACTACCTTAGAAGGAACCAACTTCAGTATGCCTTCTGCTCAAAGTTGGGACATTTCTTCAGGTAGAAAATGGTTTGGTTCTCTAAACCCTCGTGCAACTGTTGATCTTGAATTAAGATATACTCCAACGGTGGGTGGAAATGATAATGCAGTGGTTCGTTTATACAACTCTAGCGGATGGGAACACACATTTGCCGTGACAGGTTTCGGTATAGAACCATCAGAAATTGATGTTGCCCCTGAGCAAATCACTTACACGCATACGATTGGTGAGTCGGGTAATGGATCTGTAACGATCACGAACGCAGGTAACTTCCCATTGGAATTTATCATACCTAAATACAGTTCAGAAACTTCAGATAACGATCATCAATTTGGTTATTCTTGGGAAAGAATCGACACGGATGCTCCAGAAACGGAAGACTGGAAGTGGGACGAATTAGTGGGTGCGGAAGATGTAATTGATTATACGCCAGAATTTAAAGCCAATCCTTTCCTCGATTTCGTTAAAGTAGACTTAGGCTTCCAATTCCCATTCTATGATACCCTACTTACTGAAATGTATTTATCGCATGTAGGTATGATTGCAGTGGATGAAAAAGATCCAGTAAACGGTTCATTCGGTAGTCTTTTGGGTAGATCATTTACTTCCAACGGATACATCGCTTTCTTATACGAATACATGGATTGGGGCTTAAACTCTAAAATCCTTTATAAGAAATTTGATGATCGCGTGGTTGCTCAGTACGAGCAAATGTTACCAAAACAAGCCAATGGCCGATCGGATATTCCAATGACTTTCCAAATAGCATTGTACTACAACGGTAACATCGAAATGCGATACAAAGATATGGGTTGGGGAAATGCTACCGCAACAGATCCATTTGTAGGTATCGAAAGTCCAGACAAACAAGATGGTTTCTATATCTACGAGTTTATCAGAAAACCAGAGAAATTGTTTGAGGATGATTACACTGAAGTGATGGTGAAAGTAAACCACCCTGGTCCAAACATCATTCATAACTTATCGAAAACAGAAGGTTTGGTTCCTGTGGGTAGTAGCGTAGAGATTACTTACGATGTGCAAACAGAGGATTTGGTAGAAGGATTAAATACACAAAATATAGCCATCATTTCTAACGATCCAATACAACCAATCGCTCACTTTACAGTAAATGTAGATATTATTGATGGTGGAGTTTCTAATATTGAGACATCATCTAAAGACGTGAATCTGGGTTCTATTTATAGAACTGCAGATGTAGTACATAACATCAATTTCGTGAACAACGGAAGTGCTTTGATTGATTTCACAAGTACAGTCATTGATGGAGGAATCGATAGTAAATTCAGTGTGGATAAATCGGTTTTCCAATTGCTTCCAAGGTTGGGTACCACAGTTAAAGTAGCCCTTGATACAGAGGAGGTGGGCACCTATTCTGAGATCATTACATTTAACGATGCTGATGGAGGAACACATGTATTTAACATCACGGCAACAATCATCGACGAGCCACAGATCGAATTGGATACCACTCCAATGGACATCACTTTGGCCGCTGGAGAGAAAACTACTGTAAATGTTACGGTAAGTAATGCCAATGGAAATGCTGACTTAGAAGTATTGCCAAATGGTGCTGTTTGGATGTACGAAACGACTGCCGAAGCAATGGATGTTGCTCCTTTAAAAGACTTCACTTATGCTTGGAGAGACAACAAAAAGCAATTGGATGGATTAATCGATCCGAATGCCCCTGTATTCCAATGGGAAGCCATTGATGAAACTTGGGAGAAAGTAACCGTTCAAGATACTTACATGTTATGGGAACCTTACGACCTGCCTTTCACTTTCGATTTCTGGGAAGAAGGTTACGATAAAATTTGGATTGGATACAACGGTATCATGACGTTCACTGAACCAACTGTGCCATCTCCATTATTTAGTATCGAGATCCCGAATGCAGAAGAAGAACCACATAACTTCATCGCCTCACTTTGGTCGTTAACCGGAGAAGATTACTACGATGAGCATCCATTAAAAGGTATTTGGGTAAAACATGATGAAGAAAAAATCATCATCACTTACAACCGATATATCCATAACTGGGGCTTTTTAGGTGGTTACGTTTCTGCACAAACGATCTTATACAAAAAAGGTACGATCAAGACGCAATACAAGACCATCGATCAGGAAGCTGTTGAAATCTTCAATAAGTACTTCACTTTAGGTTTAGAGAACAAAGACGGTACAGACGGTGTGGTAAACAACTTCTACTTACCATACATTACGGATGGTTTAGCCGTTGAATATACGCCTGCTAAGAAAACTGTTATTCCTGCTGGTGAAGAAAAAACATTTACGTTCACAGTAGATGCTACAGATTTATTAGGCGGTACATACAACCACAATTTATCGTTTACCAACAAAACTCCTGGTAAAGAAAACATCACTATTCCTGTAACACTTACCGTAAATGGTAGTGCTGAGTTTGCTTGGCAAGAAGATGTCATTGATTTAGGTGATATTGTATACACAGAAAATATGTGGTTGCAACCTGAGTTCACTTTACACAACAACGGTACAGGAGATTTATACTTCAATAAGGAAAGTATTGTCGCTGATGCAGCCTTAAACTTAGAATTATTTACTCAAGTAATCGTTGAGGATACAGGTTTGGAAGAAGGCCCTCACCAATGGTACAATTGGGAAACAATCTTTAAATGGAAAGAAATCTGTGACGGTCCAGTCATTTGGGGTGGTTGTTTAGGTGACTTAATTACAGTTGAGGGTGAGTACCATTATTTACCTCCAATGTTGGCTCCAAAAACGGAGGTATTAGCGAGAGTCACTTTGATGCCTCAAACGGCTGGTGCTTACGAAAAGGTCATCAAGTATGTGGTAGGTGAAGAAGAAAAAACGCTAACAATTAAAGCGAACTTCTACGAGCCTGCAAAGTTTGCAATGGAAAATGTCATCGACTTACATGTTGATGCCGTAACTGCAGATCACCAAGAAACAATGGATATCACTTTCAATAATACAGAAGGAAAATCCATCTTGGATTGGGAAGTAATGATTGAGTTCATTGCTAGTGGATTTGCTCCAAAAGAAGAAATCACTGCATTTGCAACAAACTCTTCTACTAGAATTGCCTCTGTAGATGCTCCGGTAATTCCTCAAGTGTACAATGGAATAAATGAAGCGGATTATCATCAAGTATTATCATATGATGATCATACAAGCCCAAGTAATTCTATTGGCTTTGGAAATGCTTCATTAACGACCATCACTAAGTTTGTTGCTCCGGTAGAAGGCTTCAAATTATCTGATGTGACTACTTGGTTTACCCCTAAAGGAACAATTTCGGAAGGAGATATTATCGTTACAATTCTTACTGGATCAATTGACAATCCTGTGGAATTAGCTTCTGAATCGTTTACAATGAACTTTACTGAAATGGAAGAGACCGGTGGGTTAGTCAACTTCGAATTATCGGAGGACATTACGTTCTTTAATGGTGATAACATTTTTGTTGGAATTACTTACCCTGAAGGTGTTGCTTACCCTCAAGGTGTAGCAAGAGTTGAGGAGCGTATTGCGGGAACTTTCTTTGTGCCAACATCAAATGGTTGGGAGGATTTAACGGCTACCGCACAGTTTGAAAAGTCAGCGTATATGGTACGTTTGATGTCGAAAGAAGCAATCGATGGTTCTTGGTTAAGCATTAGTGAAAGCGAAGGACAAACTGCAATGGGAGAAGAAACTACGTTGAGTTTATCATTTGATGCTGCCTTCAACAGAGGTAGAAAAGATGTGGCTGCGAAAGTGACGATCCTAACGAACGATCCAAACCATGAGGGTACTTCTTTCTATGCAAGTATGCACACGAACCAAGGTCCGATCTTCACAACAGAAATGGATGCGTATAGCTTATTAGAAAATGATACTTTAGTTATTAAAGTAGGCATGCACGATGAGGAAGGTGACGAATTCACAACGGAAGTAATGAACCTTGGCGACATGGGAACTACTTCTATTGAGGGTGATACTTTAACGATCACACTAACACCTAACTTCGATATGTCGGGTAACTACGAATTGATTGTAAAAGGTGAAGATGCACACGGTGCGGTATCTGAGAAATCAATTGCTCTAGAAGTAATTGATGTAAACAGAGCGCCAATTGCCTTCGATATGGAAGCAATGGAATTAGCCACAGGCGATGTGTATTACATCGATCCATCAGAGCTTTTCATGGATGAAGATGGTGATGAGTTAACTTATCAAGTAGCCGATAATGGAAACGGTGTGTTGATTGCTGGATTGGCCGATGGTCAGTTTGTACTTTCATCACTTAAAGAAGGTGTATCTGATGTGGCTTTCATGGCAACAGATCCATCTGGTTTATCTGCCATTATTACAGTAGATGTAACGGTGGGTAACTCAGACGATATCACTTCTATCGATCCAAGTGAAGCAAACAATGGTTTACAAGTGTACCCTAACCCGGTAAACACGAAGACAACATTTGAGTGGGATATGCCTCAAAATGGTGTTGTAACGGTTGTTTTACATAATCTTCAAGGTCAACAAGTGGATCTTGTAGAATTGGGTCAGCTATCTTCCGGACATCAAAAAATGGATTATGATGCTGAGCAATTGTCAAGAGGTGTGTACATCTACTCATTAATTATTAATGGGGAATTGACATCTTTCGGTAAGATTATCAAGCAATAA
- a CDS encoding HipA domain-containing protein, translating into MKNKCLYCYKEINAEELKTPAGQTGYHPKCSKKFFGKPSPPLIDFSEDQIVQLAERVVKSQKTVTGVQPKLSLGLSTDVSSPERFTIVGLWGEYILKPQTELFDNLPEIEDVTMHLAEISKIKTVQHSLIRLQSGQLAYITKRIDRNKGKKLHMEDMCQLTERLTEYKYKGSHEQIVKVIKKHTANSGLNVTDYYEMVLFCFLTGNNDMHLKNFSLLKRNGNYDLCPAYDMVASELVVEGDDEELALNLNGKKKKIKRKDFETAMTAADMSPKVIENIFKKYKKLLPKWYKFIQESFLPETMKDEYIVMIQRKAIQIEL; encoded by the coding sequence ATGAAAAACAAGTGCTTATACTGTTATAAAGAAATAAATGCTGAAGAGTTAAAAACACCTGCTGGACAGACAGGGTATCATCCAAAATGTAGCAAAAAGTTTTTTGGTAAACCTTCTCCTCCATTGATTGATTTTAGTGAAGATCAAATAGTACAGTTGGCGGAAAGAGTAGTCAAGAGCCAAAAAACAGTTACTGGTGTCCAACCAAAACTTTCACTTGGATTAAGCACTGATGTTAGTTCACCAGAAAGATTTACAATAGTGGGTTTATGGGGAGAATATATTCTTAAACCTCAAACCGAATTATTCGACAACCTACCTGAAATTGAAGATGTTACCATGCATTTAGCTGAGATCAGCAAGATCAAAACAGTTCAACATTCATTGATAAGACTTCAATCGGGACAACTTGCCTACATCACTAAAAGAATTGACCGTAACAAAGGAAAAAAACTGCATATGGAAGATATGTGTCAGTTAACAGAACGACTTACTGAATACAAATACAAAGGGTCTCATGAACAAATTGTAAAGGTCATTAAGAAACATACAGCCAACTCAGGGTTAAATGTAACAGATTATTACGAAATGGTACTGTTCTGTTTTCTCACCGGAAATAACGATATGCATTTGAAAAATTTCTCTTTACTAAAAAGAAATGGTAACTACGATTTGTGTCCCGCTTATGATATGGTAGCTTCTGAATTAGTAGTTGAAGGAGACGATGAAGAGCTTGCATTAAATCTAAATGGAAAAAAGAAAAAAATAAAACGTAAGGATTTTGAAACTGCAATGACAGCAGCTGATATGTCCCCTAAAGTCATAGAAAATATTTTTAAGAAGTATAAAAAATTACTTCCAAAATGGTATAAATTCATCCAAGAAAGTTTTTTACCTGAAACAATGAAAGATGAGTATATTGTTATGATTCAGCGAAAAGCTATTCAGATTGAATTATAA